TGTCAAACACACCACGGGTGGCTATCTCTCGTGGGCTGCGTGGACCTCTCAGTCCGTCTTGGACATCAAACCCGACGACACCTACTTCTGTGCGGCGGATATCGGCTGGATCACTGGCCACTCCTACATCGTCTACGGCCCGCTCGCGCTCGGCACGACGACGATGATGTACGAGGGAACACCCGACTACCCCGACCGCGACCGCCTCTGGGAGATCATCGAGGAGTACGAAGCCAATCAGCTCTACACCGCGCCAACGGCGATTCGAGCCTTCATGAAGTGGGGCGAAGAGTACCCCGACAGCCACGATCTCTCCTCGCTGCGACTGCTTGGAACAGTGGGCGAGCCAATCAATCCGCGCGCGTGGAAATGGTACTACCAACATATCGGCGACGAGGAGTGCCCGGTCATCGACACCTGGTGGCAGACCGAAACTGGCGGGATGATGCTCACGACCTTGCCGGGCGTTGGCAAGATGAAACCCGGCTCGGCCGGGCCGCCGCTGCCGGGGCTCAGTGCCGACGTCGTCGACATGAGCGGTAGCCCCGTCGGGGCCGGTGAGGCCGGTTACCTCGTTGTCAACAAGCCGTGGCCCGGCATGCTCCGCACCCTCTACAAAAACGACGAACGATTTATCAACGAGTACTGGCGGGAGTATTCGGACGTCGACAGCGACGATTCGTCGGACTGGGTATACTTCCCAGAGGACGGCGCGAAGATCGACGAGGACGGTTACATCACCGTGCTGGGTCGTGTCGACGACGTGCTCAACGTCTCGGGCCACCGCCTCGGTACCATGGAGATCGAGTCGGCGATCGTCGGCGTCGAGGGCGTCGCCGAAGCAGCGGTCGTCGGCGGCGACCACGATATCAAGGGCGAGGCCGTCTACACCTACGTCATCACCGAGGACGGCTACGAAGAAAACGAGGAGCTCCGGGAGGCGATCATCGAGGGCGTCGAGGACGCTATCGGGCCGATTGCCCGACCCGAAGCCGTGATCTTCACGCCTGAGCTGCCGAAGACGCGGTCTGGAAAGATCATGCGTCGACTGCTCGAAAACATCGCCAACGAGGACGAACTCGGCGATACCAGCACCCTGCGGAACCCGGATGTCGTCTCCGACATCCAGCAGCAAGCACAGAACGACTAACCGATAGTTACTCGCGGCTGCTCCAGCCGCGCCAGTTCATCTACTCCGACGAGGGGGGATGGCTTGGCTGTAACTATAATGATTAAAAGTAAATAACACAATGGAAGATACTGACACGCACGGTCGTTCATCCGAGGTCTCCGACGGCATCGAAACGGATGGCGGCATGACGGATGTAGAACGAGAGCGACAAACAGAGTACCTCGACGTGGAGATCAATCTCCTCAAGCCGGCGACCCCGTTCATGCGGGATCATCTGAAGATTATTTGGATCGGGTTCGCGATCTGGACGTTCACCACGTTCGGCCCGATCACGCTGACCCGCATCGCGCCGGAGTTGATGACGTCGACGATGCCGGTAATCGGCTTCCCGCTGCACTACTTTTTGATTGCAATCGGTGCCCCATCGTCGGCGTTGCTGCTGTCGGTGTGGTACGCACGCAAACGCGACCAGATCGACGAGAAGTACGGCATCACCCAGATGCGCGCCGAGGAGATGGGGACGACAGAGACGACCGGCAGCGAGGACGTTGCGGCGACTGACGGGGGTGTCGACGGATGAGCCTCAGTGCGACCGTGCTCCAACAGGAACTGCTGCCGGAAGGACTCAACATTTCGTTCAAACTCCTGCCGGGAATCATCGTCGTGACGATGATGCTGTCGTTCCTCGGCGTTGGCTACTTCTACAAAGTCGCCGACACCGGCAACATGTGGGTTGCTGGCCGCTCAATCGGGAACGTCGAAAACGGAATGGCAATTGGAGCCAACTGGATGTCGGCGGCCTCCTACCTCGGGATGGCCTCCCTCATCGCGTTGTCGGGCGTCTACGGGCTGGCCTACGTCGTCGGCTGGACGACGGGGTACTTCATTTTGCTCATCTTCCTAGCCGCCCAGATGCGA
This sequence is a window from Halohasta litchfieldiae. Protein-coding genes within it:
- the acs gene encoding acetate--CoA ligase; its protein translation is MSETDVDLEARLAEQDSFEPPESFVEQANVSDPSIYDEFENNWPECWEAAADLLDWNSDYDQVLDDSNPPFYEWFVDGELNASENCLDRHLDERSDEAAIEWVGEPVDEANRTYTYGELHREVNEFAAALRDMGVEEDDVVTMYMPMIPELPVAMLACARIGAPHSVVFAGFSADALATRMNAADSEYLVTCDGYYRRGDPLDHLSKANEGLDGVDHGTDTVVVDRLPDDDSFGHERSDTQHSYADLVDDHEGETIEPVDRDAEDMLFLMYTSGTTGQPKGVKHTTGGYLSWAAWTSQSVLDIKPDDTYFCAADIGWITGHSYIVYGPLALGTTTMMYEGTPDYPDRDRLWEIIEEYEANQLYTAPTAIRAFMKWGEEYPDSHDLSSLRLLGTVGEPINPRAWKWYYQHIGDEECPVIDTWWQTETGGMMLTTLPGVGKMKPGSAGPPLPGLSADVVDMSGSPVGAGEAGYLVVNKPWPGMLRTLYKNDERFINEYWREYSDVDSDDSSDWVYFPEDGAKIDEDGYITVLGRVDDVLNVSGHRLGTMEIESAIVGVEGVAEAAVVGGDHDIKGEAVYTYVITEDGYEENEELREAIIEGVEDAIGPIARPEAVIFTPELPKTRSGKIMRRLLENIANEDELGDTSTLRNPDVVSDIQQQAQND
- a CDS encoding DUF4212 domain-containing protein, which produces MEDTDTHGRSSEVSDGIETDGGMTDVERERQTEYLDVEINLLKPATPFMRDHLKIIWIGFAIWTFTTFGPITLTRIAPELMTSTMPVIGFPLHYFLIAIGAPSSALLLSVWYARKRDQIDEKYGITQMRAEEMGTTETTGSEDVAATDGGVDG